Proteins from a genomic interval of Streptomyces sp. Tu6071:
- a CDS encoding arabinofuranosidase catalytic domain-containing protein, translating to MRGRPRTFPSRPSSPEATVRRARRAVASVLGVLGLLLGALLALPAPAQAAGSLPCDLYATGGTPCVAAHSTTRALFSAYNGPLYQLTRASDRATSDVGTLAAGGYADAAHHDAFCANTSCSITRIYDQTTRHNDLFVGPAGTAGGADRGADASEIAVTAGGHKVYGIWGTPGVGYRSHGAASGTAVNGQPEGVYMVASGTHVGSDCCFDYGNAESTPADTGNGHMDAVSIATTCYFAPCSGSGPWVEADLENGMFQGDNGSNTANKGNATPYVTAVLKNDGQTKYALKGGDSTAGGLTTWWDGPLPTRAGYRPMKQEGGIILATGGDNSNRNMGTWFEGAMVSGYPGDATENAVQANIVSVGYRGQTSVPNGPQGTITGPGGQCVDVAADDTGTNGTAVQLWNCQSYAEDQHWEHRADGSLATLGRCLDINGNGTAGGTEVELWDCDGAGGQKWVQQADGSLRNPQSGRCLDSPNGATANGTRLRIWDCNGAAAQKFAVNGGAPVKGPGGKCADVAADDSGTNGSAVQLWDCQSYAADQHWALGQDGRLRTLGRCLDITGNGTANGTQVQLWDCGGAGGQVWQQQADGSLRNPQSGRCLDSPDGATANGTRLRIWDCNGSAAQKFALG from the coding sequence ATGCGCGGCAGACCCCGTACCTTCCCGTCCCGTCCCTCCTCGCCCGAGGCCACCGTCCGGCGCGCGCGCCGCGCGGTGGCCTCGGTCCTCGGCGTCCTCGGGCTCCTGCTCGGGGCGCTGCTCGCCCTCCCGGCGCCCGCGCAGGCCGCCGGTTCCCTGCCCTGCGACCTGTACGCGACGGGCGGCACCCCGTGCGTCGCGGCGCACAGCACGACCCGTGCGCTCTTCTCCGCGTACAACGGGCCGCTCTACCAGCTCACGCGGGCCTCGGACCGTGCCACGAGCGACGTCGGGACGCTCGCGGCGGGCGGGTACGCGGACGCGGCCCACCACGACGCCTTCTGCGCGAACACGTCCTGCTCGATCACGAGGATCTACGACCAGACCACGCGTCACAACGACCTCTTCGTGGGCCCCGCGGGGACGGCGGGCGGCGCCGACCGGGGCGCGGACGCGAGCGAGATCGCGGTGACGGCGGGCGGCCACAAGGTGTACGGGATCTGGGGCACGCCCGGCGTGGGCTACCGCTCGCACGGCGCGGCCTCGGGGACGGCGGTGAACGGGCAGCCCGAGGGCGTGTACATGGTCGCGAGCGGCACGCACGTGGGTTCGGACTGCTGCTTCGACTACGGGAACGCCGAGTCCACCCCGGCCGACACGGGCAACGGGCACATGGACGCCGTCTCGATCGCCACGACGTGCTACTTCGCGCCGTGCTCGGGCAGCGGTCCATGGGTCGAGGCCGACCTGGAGAACGGCATGTTCCAGGGCGACAACGGCTCGAACACCGCGAACAAGGGGAACGCCACCCCGTACGTCACCGCCGTGCTGAAGAACGACGGGCAGACGAAGTACGCGCTCAAGGGCGGTGATTCCACCGCGGGCGGGCTGACGACGTGGTGGGACGGGCCGCTGCCGACCCGCGCGGGGTACCGGCCCATGAAGCAGGAGGGCGGCATCATCCTCGCGACCGGGGGCGACAACAGCAACCGGAACATGGGCACGTGGTTCGAGGGCGCGATGGTCTCGGGCTACCCGGGTGACGCGACCGAGAACGCGGTGCAGGCGAACATCGTCTCGGTCGGCTACCGCGGGCAGACGAGCGTCCCCAACGGCCCGCAGGGCACGATCACGGGCCCCGGCGGCCAGTGCGTGGACGTCGCGGCGGACGACACGGGCACGAACGGCACCGCCGTACAGCTGTGGAACTGCCAGTCGTACGCCGAGGACCAGCACTGGGAGCACCGCGCCGACGGCTCGCTCGCGACGCTCGGCCGCTGCCTCGACATCAACGGCAACGGCACGGCGGGCGGCACCGAGGTCGAGCTGTGGGACTGCGACGGCGCGGGCGGCCAGAAGTGGGTCCAGCAGGCGGACGGCTCGCTGCGCAACCCGCAGTCGGGACGCTGCCTCGACTCGCCGAACGGCGCGACCGCCAACGGCACGCGGCTGCGGATCTGGGACTGCAACGGCGCGGCGGCGCAGAAGTTCGCCGTGAACGGCGGGGCGCCCGTCAAGGGGCCCGGCGGCAAGTGCGCCGACGTGGCCGCCGACGACAGCGGGACGAACGGCAGCGCCGTGCAGCTGTGGGACTGCCAGTCGTACGCGGCCGACCAGCACTGGGCGCTCGGCCAGGACGGACGGCTGCGCACGCTCGGCCGCTGCCTCGACATCACGGGCAACGGCACGGCGAACGGCACGCAGGTCCAGCTCTGGGACTGCGGCGGCGCGGGTGGCCAGGTCTGGCAGCAGCAGGCGGACGGCTCGCTGCGCAACCCGCAGTCCGGGCGCTGCCTCGACTCACCGGACGGCGCGACCGCCAACGGCACACGGCTGCGGATCTGGGACTGCAACGGAAGCGCGGCGCAGAAGTTCGCACTCGGCTGA